Proteins encoded by one window of Marixanthomonas sp. SCSIO 43207:
- a CDS encoding ABC transporter permease: protein MNFEFFIARRIIASKDYKSSISAPIIKIAITAIAIGIIMMLVSIATGVGLQKKIREKVSAFNGDIIITNFDTNFSDDSQIPISKQQDFYPKFSSVDGIKHIQISALKGGVIRTAENFEGVVVKGVGDDYNWAVFDDFIVEGRLPDYSENLNDEILISQYLANRLQFKVGDRVNTFFLQDAENRKTRSRGFTIVGIYNSGFQQFDEQYIIADIRHIQRLNKWDDNQIGAFEVFVDDFDNIQSIGNAVYNETSSTLDTQTIRDKYGAIFEWLDLFDFNIALIIGIMILVAGINMITALLVLILERTQMIGILKALGSNDWSVRKVFIYNAMYLIGVGLFWGNVIGLALLFLQKYFKLFPLNPDTYYVTEAPVYIDIGYILLLNAGTFILCLLMLLIPSYIIAKISPVKAIRFE from the coding sequence GTGAATTTCGAATTTTTCATTGCCCGGCGCATTATTGCTTCAAAGGACTATAAAAGTAGTATTTCGGCACCAATAATAAAAATTGCAATTACTGCAATTGCCATTGGTATTATTATGATGCTGGTTTCTATAGCCACGGGTGTAGGACTTCAAAAAAAGATTCGTGAAAAAGTTTCGGCTTTTAATGGTGATATTATCATTACCAATTTTGACACAAATTTTTCAGACGATTCTCAAATTCCTATTTCAAAACAACAAGATTTTTATCCCAAATTTTCTAGTGTAGACGGAATTAAACATATTCAAATTTCCGCATTAAAAGGTGGTGTGATTCGAACTGCAGAAAACTTTGAAGGTGTTGTGGTAAAAGGGGTTGGTGATGATTATAATTGGGCAGTTTTTGATGACTTTATTGTAGAAGGCAGGTTACCAGATTATTCAGAAAATTTAAATGATGAAATTCTTATTTCACAATACCTCGCCAATAGATTGCAATTTAAAGTAGGTGATAGAGTGAACACTTTTTTTCTCCAAGATGCCGAAAATAGAAAAACAAGAAGCCGTGGGTTTACCATTGTAGGGATTTACAACAGTGGATTTCAACAATTTGATGAACAATATATTATAGCAGATATTCGTCACATTCAACGACTCAATAAATGGGATGATAACCAAATTGGCGCTTTTGAAGTTTTTGTTGATGATTTTGACAATATTCAATCCATTGGTAACGCTGTTTATAATGAAACTAGCAGTACACTCGATACACAAACCATACGAGATAAATACGGCGCTATATTTGAGTGGCTTGACCTTTTTGACTTTAACATTGCGCTTATTATTGGTATTATGATTTTGGTAGCCGGAATCAATATGATTACCGCTTTGTTGGTTTTAATTTTAGAACGTACCCAGATGATAGGCATTTTGAAAGCATTAGGAAGCAATGACTGGAGCGTGCGCAAAGTATTTATTTATAATGCAATGTATTTAATTGGTGTAGGCCTGTTTTGGGGAAATGTAATAGGGTTAGCGTTATTATTTCTTCAGAAATATTTCAAACTCTTCCCCTTAAACCCCGATACCTATTACGTTACCGAAGCTCCAGTATACATCGATATTGGCTACATTTTGCTATTAAATGCAGGAACCTTTATATTATGTCTATTGATGTTGCTTATTCCTTCTTATATCATAGCCAAAATATCTCCAGTAAAAGCCATTCGGTTTGAGTAA
- a CDS encoding PLP-dependent cysteine synthase family protein, whose translation MKYAENILGTIGNTPLVKINKLAEEIPALVLAKYETFNPGNSVKDRMAVKMIEDAEADGRLKPGGTIIEGTSGNTGMGLALAAIIKGYKMVCVISDKQSKEKMDILRAVGSEVVVCPTDVEPDDPRSYYSTSKRLAEETPNSWYVNQYDNPSNAKAHYESTGPEIWEQTEGKITHFVVGVGTGGTISGVGKYLKEKNPNIKIWGIDTYGSVFKKYHETGEFDEKEIYPYITEGIGEDILPANVDFDIIDGFTKVTDKDAAVYTRKLAEEEGMFLGNSAGAAMKGLLQLKDKFSKDDVVVVLFHDHGSRYVAKIYNDDWMRKQGFIE comes from the coding sequence ATGAAATACGCAGAAAATATCTTAGGAACCATTGGTAATACACCCTTGGTTAAAATTAACAAGTTAGCCGAAGAAATCCCAGCTTTAGTGCTTGCCAAATATGAAACCTTTAATCCAGGAAATTCAGTTAAAGACCGTATGGCTGTCAAAATGATTGAAGATGCTGAAGCAGACGGTCGTCTAAAACCCGGCGGAACTATCATAGAAGGAACCAGCGGCAATACCGGAATGGGTTTGGCCTTGGCTGCTATTATAAAAGGATATAAAATGGTATGCGTGATTAGCGATAAACAAAGTAAAGAGAAGATGGATATTCTGCGAGCAGTAGGTAGCGAAGTGGTGGTTTGCCCTACCGATGTAGAACCCGATGATCCGCGTTCGTATTATTCTACTTCAAAACGCTTAGCCGAAGAAACTCCTAATAGTTGGTATGTAAACCAATACGATAACCCTAGTAATGCAAAAGCACACTATGAAAGCACAGGACCCGAAATTTGGGAGCAGACCGAAGGTAAAATCACACATTTTGTTGTAGGAGTAGGTACGGGAGGTACCATAAGTGGTGTAGGTAAATACCTAAAGGAGAAAAACCCAAATATCAAAATATGGGGTATCGATACCTACGGAAGTGTTTTTAAAAAATATCACGAAACCGGCGAGTTTGATGAAAAAGAAATCTATCCATATATTACCGAAGGTATTGGAGAAGATATTCTTCCAGCCAATGTAGATTTTGATATTATTGATGGATTTACCAAAGTTACCGATAAGGACGCCGCGGTGTACACCCGCAAACTGGCCGAAGAAGAAGGTATGTTTTTAGGAAATTCGGCTGGAGCAGCGATGAAAGGATTACTTCAATTAAAAGATAAATTTTCCAAAGATGATGTGGTGGTGGTATTATTTCATGACCACGGAAGCCGTTATGTAGCCAAAATCTACAATGATGATTGGATGCGTAAACAAGGCTTTATTGAATAA
- a CDS encoding DUF202 domain-containing protein produces MKREAQKLFKYLRTKPVPVNTREILALERTKLANERTLLAYIKASLYLLLGGLALLGLEDFQSIRWLGYVALVVCIVFLGVGIMRYIVLNRRLYKWHRVLFTDTIPEENNTDDTASK; encoded by the coding sequence ATGAAACGAGAAGCACAAAAACTCTTTAAATATTTACGTACCAAACCGGTACCGGTAAATACACGTGAAATTTTGGCCCTTGAACGAACCAAACTCGCCAATGAACGCACCTTGTTGGCATACATTAAAGCATCCTTATATTTATTGTTAGGTGGTTTGGCTTTATTAGGTCTTGAAGATTTTCAAAGCATCCGCTGGTTAGGGTATGTAGCGCTGGTGGTGTGTATTGTTTTTTTAGGGGTAGGAATTATGCGGTATATTGTATTAAACCGAAGGTTATATAAGTGGCATCGCGTTTTGTTTACCGATACGATTCCTGAAGAAAATAATACAGACGATACAGCTTCAAAATAA
- a CDS encoding DUF2851 family protein: MKEDFLHYVWKFQKFTTTQLHSTQGELVNVISVGMHNHNSGPDFFNAKISIDGQLWAGNVEIHLKASDWYAHHHEKDTAYDSVILHVVWEQDAEVFTKDNASIPTIELKNCVDTKILTRYKELFAKKQRWIPCDNQFSQVDSFILTNWLERLYFERLQQKSELILKELATSNNHWEAVLFKLLAKNFGLKVNGDSFYSIAQSIDFSVVKKCVQPLDLEALLMGQAGLLAGHNEDGYGKKLQQTYMYLCHKFNISNTEVVVPKYFRLRPPNFPTIRLSQLAMLYANQKHLFSKIISISEKNDFYTLFDVSASTYWDAHYNFGTVSSKRKKKLTKTFIDLLLINTIIPLKFCYASYLKKDISEEIIRLATSIAKEQNTIIKKFNALMPIAETALQSQGLLQLKNQYCDQIQCLQCAVGTSILNKQSEEF; the protein is encoded by the coding sequence ATGAAAGAAGATTTTCTGCATTACGTGTGGAAGTTTCAAAAATTTACAACTACACAATTACACTCAACTCAAGGGGAGCTGGTTAATGTGATTTCGGTTGGAATGCATAATCACAACTCTGGGCCAGACTTTTTTAATGCAAAAATTTCAATTGATGGACAATTATGGGCAGGCAATGTAGAGATTCACTTAAAAGCTTCAGATTGGTATGCACACCATCATGAAAAAGATACAGCGTATGACTCGGTAATTTTACACGTAGTTTGGGAACAAGATGCAGAAGTATTTACAAAAGACAACGCATCAATCCCCACTATTGAATTAAAAAACTGTGTTGATACAAAAATACTTACTAGATACAAAGAGTTGTTTGCTAAAAAGCAAAGATGGATTCCTTGTGATAATCAATTTAGTCAAGTAGATTCTTTTATACTTACTAATTGGTTAGAACGCTTGTATTTTGAACGCTTACAACAAAAATCTGAATTAATTTTAAAAGAATTAGCAACATCAAACAATCACTGGGAAGCTGTATTGTTTAAGTTGCTAGCTAAAAATTTTGGACTCAAAGTAAATGGTGATTCCTTTTACAGTATTGCGCAATCGATTGATTTTTCGGTAGTAAAAAAATGTGTACAACCATTAGATCTGGAGGCTTTGCTTATGGGACAAGCCGGTTTATTAGCAGGTCACAATGAAGACGGTTATGGTAAAAAACTTCAGCAAACGTATATGTACCTTTGTCATAAATTTAATATATCAAATACTGAAGTAGTAGTGCCAAAATACTTCAGGTTGAGACCGCCTAATTTTCCAACAATTCGGTTATCACAATTGGCGATGCTATACGCAAACCAGAAACATTTGTTTTCAAAAATCATTTCAATTTCAGAAAAGAACGATTTTTATACCCTTTTTGATGTTTCTGCTTCAACATATTGGGATGCGCATTATAACTTTGGCACCGTTTCTTCAAAGCGGAAAAAGAAATTGACCAAGACTTTTATTGATTTACTGCTCATCAATACGATTATTCCTTTAAAATTTTGCTATGCTTCCTATTTGAAAAAAGATATTTCAGAAGAAATTATCCGGCTGGCTACTTCTATAGCAAAGGAGCAAAATACGATTATCAAAAAATTTAATGCACTAATGCCAATCGCCGAAACTGCTTTACAATCTCAAGGATTACTTCAGTTAAAAAATCAATATTGTGATCAAATACAATGTTTACAATGTGCTGTAGGAACGAGTATTTTGAACAAACAAAGTGAAGAATTTTAG
- a CDS encoding PspC domain-containing protein translates to MLQLVYRIRYFFEKRGFYVSSRLADRLGMRVKNVRLFFIYLSFATLGIGFAVYVTLAFWLRLKDLVYAKRTSVFDL, encoded by the coding sequence ATGTTACAATTGGTGTATCGCATACGGTATTTTTTTGAAAAACGAGGTTTTTATGTAAGTTCTCGCCTAGCAGACCGGTTAGGAATGCGAGTAAAAAACGTTCGTCTTTTTTTTATTTATTTATCTTTTGCAACGCTAGGGATAGGTTTTGCAGTGTATGTTACGCTTGCGTTTTGGTTGCGTTTGAAAGATTTGGTATATGCAAAACGAACTTCAGTTTTTGATTTATAA
- a CDS encoding TrkA family potassium uptake protein encodes MKHFLNSRLYGAVFLLITVFSIGILAFRFFSGYTWIDAIYMTVISITTVGFQEVRPLGPVEKIFTSLLILSSIFIVGYAISVITEYILSKNNIGNLKQKRVQKKIDSLRDHVIVCGYGRNGKQAVEKLADYKKEFVVVEIDEQIVERFLNTEILYILGNADEDEILIKAGIERASTLICALPSDADNLFVVLSARQINPNLKIISRATEETSYQKLKLAGADNVIMPDKIGGAHMANLVVTPDLVEFLDNLSVSGEQDSINVEQIPFKNVSPDGSEKAILELDIRNKTGCSVIGYKAPEGTYVVNPEPSMKLKKGSSLILIGRPEQIKNLKKLYNV; translated from the coding sequence ATGAAACACTTCCTTAATTCAAGATTATACGGAGCGGTTTTTTTATTGATTACCGTATTTTCAATTGGTATTTTGGCCTTTCGGTTTTTCTCGGGATACACGTGGATAGATGCCATTTACATGACCGTAATCAGCATTACTACGGTAGGTTTTCAGGAAGTTAGGCCTTTAGGTCCTGTAGAGAAAATTTTCACTTCACTTCTTATTCTTTCCAGTATATTTATAGTCGGGTATGCTATTTCGGTAATTACAGAATATATTTTAAGTAAAAATAATATAGGTAATTTAAAGCAAAAAAGAGTGCAAAAAAAAATAGATTCATTGCGTGACCACGTGATTGTTTGTGGATATGGTCGCAACGGAAAACAAGCCGTTGAAAAACTTGCAGATTATAAAAAGGAATTTGTTGTAGTAGAGATTGATGAACAAATTGTTGAACGATTTTTAAACACAGAAATACTTTATATTTTGGGCAATGCAGATGAAGATGAAATACTTATAAAAGCTGGAATAGAAAGAGCTTCAACATTAATTTGTGCGTTGCCAAGTGATGCAGATAACCTTTTTGTAGTGCTTTCTGCACGACAGATTAACCCTAATTTAAAAATAATAAGTAGAGCAACTGAAGAGACCAGCTATCAAAAATTAAAATTAGCCGGTGCCGATAACGTTATAATGCCAGATAAAATAGGAGGAGCTCACATGGCAAATTTGGTTGTAACGCCAGACTTAGTAGAGTTTTTGGATAACCTTTCTGTTTCTGGAGAACAAGATAGTATTAATGTAGAACAAATACCATTTAAAAATGTTTCACCAGACGGAAGTGAGAAAGCAATTTTAGAATTAGATATCCGAAATAAAACCGGCTGTTCAGTAATTGGGTATAAAGCACCTGAAGGCACCTATGTAGTTAATCCTGAGCCTTCCATGAAACTAAAAAAAGGATCGAGTTTGATATTAATTGGAAGACCAGAACAAATTAAAAACTTAAAGAAATTATACAATGTTTAA